The following coding sequences lie in one Pectobacterium sp. A5351 genomic window:
- a CDS encoding TolC family outer membrane protein, whose amino-acid sequence MIRRYQFALLPFITVLSTATHAETIQEAIRSTLYTHPEVSASINSRFSAEHDLRAAKGGYLPSITLSAGVGREETDSPSTRASANKRVELSRQESSINLSQTVFDGFATSSEVGRQHATVNSRAYKVLNTSESTALDTVQVYLNVLQRQEFVRLAQANLASHERIYDQIRLRSEQGVGRLADLDQAEARLAQARNNVLTEQTNLDDAKINYMSIVGKVPDNLVMPDASVIKLPASLEEAQRIMLANSPALKSAESDIEATQQQYEASKSKFYPRLNVELSRTMDNNVDGTRGQNNEWQAMLRMRYNLYEGGSSKANMEAKAYQVKEAQDVRNNALRLLSEELKLAWSALNNSRQQLPIAAEYADRSMKVRTAYQKQFGLGERTLLDLLDSENELFTAQRRLVEVRFTSLYTEYRIASRMGELLNRLAIPAPDAGTSLTNVTTNAELPSLN is encoded by the coding sequence ATGATTCGTAGATACCAATTTGCTTTATTGCCTTTTATTACCGTTCTTTCCACAGCGACGCATGCCGAGACGATTCAGGAAGCCATTAGAAGCACGCTCTATACCCACCCCGAAGTGAGTGCATCCATTAATAGTCGTTTTTCTGCCGAACATGATTTACGCGCAGCAAAAGGGGGATATCTTCCCTCCATAACCCTAAGCGCAGGCGTGGGCCGTGAAGAAACCGATAGCCCCTCAACGCGTGCCAGCGCCAATAAACGCGTTGAACTCAGCCGTCAGGAATCGAGTATTAATCTAAGCCAAACGGTATTCGATGGTTTCGCCACCTCAAGTGAGGTCGGCAGACAACACGCCACCGTCAATTCACGCGCCTATAAAGTATTAAATACCAGTGAGTCGACAGCGTTAGATACAGTTCAGGTTTATCTCAATGTGTTGCAACGTCAGGAATTCGTCCGTCTGGCACAAGCCAATCTGGCAAGCCATGAGCGCATTTACGATCAAATCAGGCTGCGCAGCGAACAGGGCGTTGGCCGATTGGCCGATTTGGATCAGGCCGAAGCACGTCTTGCGCAGGCTCGTAACAACGTGCTGACAGAGCAAACCAATCTGGACGACGCCAAAATCAACTACATGAGCATTGTGGGCAAAGTACCCGATAATTTGGTGATGCCCGATGCTTCTGTGATAAAGCTCCCTGCCTCGTTGGAAGAAGCGCAGCGCATCATGCTGGCTAACAGCCCGGCGCTGAAATCCGCAGAGTCAGATATTGAAGCCACACAGCAGCAATATGAGGCTTCAAAATCAAAGTTTTATCCACGCCTCAACGTTGAACTCTCTCGTACGATGGATAACAACGTTGACGGGACGCGCGGCCAAAACAATGAGTGGCAGGCGATGTTGCGGATGCGCTACAACCTGTATGAAGGCGGTAGCAGCAAAGCCAATATGGAAGCAAAAGCCTACCAGGTAAAAGAAGCGCAGGATGTACGAAATAATGCCCTGCGCCTGCTGAGCGAAGAGCTAAAACTAGCTTGGTCAGCGTTAAATAACTCGCGCCAACAGTTGCCGATCGCCGCCGAATATGCCGACCGCAGTATGAAAGTGCGTACTGCCTATCAGAAGCAATTTGGCCTGGGGGAAAGGACGCTGTTGGACCTGTTGGACAGTGAAAACGAGCTGTTCACCGCACAACGCCGTCTGGTCGAGGTCCGCTTCACCTCACTCTATACCGAATACCGGATCGCATCACGTATGGGGGAGCTATTAAATCGTTTAGCTATCCCAGCGCCTGATGCCGGTACCAGCTTGACAAACGTGACCACCAACGCAGAGTTGCCGAGCCTTAATTAA
- a CDS encoding type I secretion system permease/ATPase produces the protein MKLHSVQETHGSDKSVAQEPIAHESAVVHESAVVHESTVVHEATAAHENNSDPRSRHDDPLLDSLLILCALQGKSVSRTTLTAGLPLANQRLSVKLLPRAAARAGLQGRVLKRSLNKISDMSLPAMLLLREGRAAILLGWNADGSARLMPSETEGGEISVEHNTLQQNYLGLVMFAQPRHQFELQNPSLIPRTKSWFRDTLKLSRSLYLDAILATLLVNIIVLATPLFVMNVYDRVVPNQATATLWVLAIGITGAFVFDLILKTLRGICLDMAGKKTDLIISATLFERITGMSMKARPARVGSFAQNIHEFQSLRDFLSSLTLTTLIDFPFTLLLLLVIGIIGGPLVWVSILVYPIALLASWAMQKPLSATIEKTMHLASERQATLIETLSCLDAIKVNNAESERQHQWEQTIGSLSKLEMRAKALSSLAVNLTQWFQQFAGVAMIVVGVYMLINGKLSMGGLIACYMLNGRALMPLGQLSGLVSRYQQARLTMQTTEQMMQLPQERSDNERPLKRESIRGGIEFRDVTFNYPEQKTSSLQGISLTIAPGEKVGVIGRSGSGKSSLQKLIVNLYQPNTGNILIDGVDARQLDVSDLRHNIGYVPQDIQLFSGSLRNNLISGARYVEDEAMLRAAEISGVNEFARLHPDGYNLQVGERGQQLSGGQRQAVAIARALLLDPPILVLDEPTSSMDNTSEDRLKQALAPVIAEKTLLLVTHRVSMLALVDRLVIVDKGKIIADGPKTIVMDALKKGQINASR, from the coding sequence ATGAAGTTGCATTCAGTACAAGAGACTCATGGTTCTGATAAATCAGTTGCCCAGGAGCCTATCGCCCATGAGTCTGCTGTTGTTCATGAATCAGCGGTTGTTCATGAATCAACGGTCGTTCATGAAGCGACTGCCGCGCATGAAAATAATAGTGACCCTCGCAGCCGTCATGACGACCCGTTATTGGATAGTTTACTGATCCTCTGTGCCTTGCAGGGGAAATCAGTCAGCCGCACCACCCTCACCGCCGGGCTACCCTTAGCCAACCAGCGATTATCGGTAAAACTGCTTCCGAGAGCCGCGGCGCGAGCCGGGCTGCAAGGGCGCGTTCTCAAACGTTCGTTAAATAAAATTTCCGACATGTCACTCCCTGCGATGTTGCTGTTACGGGAAGGACGCGCGGCGATTCTGCTAGGCTGGAACGCTGACGGCAGCGCACGCCTGATGCCCAGCGAAACAGAAGGCGGGGAAATTTCCGTCGAGCACAATACGCTGCAACAGAATTATCTGGGCCTGGTGATGTTCGCTCAGCCTCGTCACCAGTTCGAGCTGCAAAATCCGTCGCTGATCCCCCGAACCAAATCCTGGTTCAGGGATACGCTTAAGCTTTCACGCTCGCTCTATCTCGATGCCATCCTCGCGACGCTGCTGGTGAACATTATTGTGCTGGCTACGCCACTGTTCGTGATGAATGTCTACGATCGGGTTGTGCCCAATCAGGCCACGGCGACATTGTGGGTGCTGGCTATCGGCATTACCGGCGCTTTTGTTTTCGATTTGATACTCAAAACGCTGCGCGGCATTTGCCTCGATATGGCGGGCAAAAAAACCGATCTGATTATTTCCGCCACGCTATTTGAACGTATTACCGGTATGTCGATGAAAGCCCGGCCAGCGCGGGTCGGTAGCTTTGCACAGAATATTCATGAATTTCAATCACTCAGAGATTTCCTTTCCTCACTGACGCTGACGACGCTGATCGATTTTCCTTTTACGCTGCTTCTTTTGTTGGTTATCGGCATTATCGGCGGCCCGCTGGTCTGGGTTTCCATCCTCGTCTACCCTATCGCCCTGTTGGCGAGTTGGGCGATGCAAAAGCCGCTGTCAGCCACCATTGAAAAAACGATGCACCTTGCCAGCGAGCGACAGGCTACGCTGATCGAAACCTTGAGCTGTCTGGATGCGATCAAGGTCAATAATGCGGAAAGTGAACGTCAGCACCAATGGGAACAGACGATTGGCAGCCTGAGCAAGCTGGAGATGCGGGCCAAGGCGCTGTCTTCACTGGCAGTAAACCTGACGCAGTGGTTCCAGCAATTTGCTGGCGTTGCCATGATCGTCGTCGGCGTCTACATGCTGATTAACGGTAAGCTCAGTATGGGCGGGCTGATTGCCTGCTACATGCTGAACGGCAGAGCGCTTATGCCGTTGGGCCAACTGTCTGGTCTGGTCAGCCGTTACCAGCAAGCGCGTTTGACGATGCAAACCACCGAACAAATGATGCAGTTGCCGCAAGAGCGTAGCGATAACGAACGCCCGCTAAAGCGTGAGAGCATCCGGGGCGGTATCGAATTTCGCGATGTGACGTTCAACTACCCAGAACAAAAAACCAGTTCTCTGCAAGGCATCAGCCTGACCATCGCTCCCGGCGAGAAAGTCGGCGTTATTGGCCGTAGTGGTTCAGGAAAAAGCTCGCTGCAAAAACTGATAGTGAACCTCTATCAGCCTAACACCGGTAATATTCTGATCGACGGCGTCGATGCCCGTCAGTTGGATGTCAGCGATTTACGCCACAATATCGGCTATGTTCCTCAAGATATTCAGCTATTTAGTGGTTCATTGCGCAATAACCTGATTAGCGGCGCACGCTATGTCGAAGACGAAGCGATGCTGCGAGCCGCAGAGATTTCAGGGGTGAACGAGTTTGCTCGTCTGCACCCGGATGGCTATAACCTTCAGGTTGGCGAACGCGGTCAACAGCTCTCCGGCGGGCAACGTCAGGCTGTCGCGATAGCCAGAGCGTTGCTGCTCGATCCACCGATTCTGGTGCTGGATGAACCCACCAGTTCGATGGATAACACCAGTGAAGATCGGTTAAAACAGGCTCTGGCACCCGTCATTGCGGAGAAAACGCTCTTACTGGTTACCCATCGGGTTTCCATGCTGGCGCTCGTCGATCGCTTAGTGATTGTCGATAAAGGAAAAATTATCGCGGATGGACCGAAAACGATCGTGATGGATGCGTTGAAGAAGGGGCAAATCAATGCGTCTCGGTAA
- a CDS encoding HlyD family type I secretion periplasmic adaptor subunit translates to MRLGKYLKQIKCYFVGGDEESLQTMPEVSRAMAEDSPRSIRFTLWAIGAFFLFFILWAGLADIDEVTRGDGKAIPSSRLQKVQNLEGGIVTKVFIHEGQVVNAGDPLLRLDDTRFASNVGETEADRFALLSRIERLNAEINDRELVLSEEITTQAPKIAAGEKELYNSRRQQLHNEVSGLEEQLIQRRQELRDFSAKEIQFRNSLSLLQQEINMSEPLIAEGAISKVEVLRLRRAEVEIRGQLDSIKLSIPRAESAIKESENKIEETRSRYKSEALSQLSEAQTNLNKIEATGKALEDRVNRTLVASPVRGIVQQVLVNTIGGVIQPGSDLVEIVPLDDNLLVEARIRPQDIAFLHPGQDAVIKLTAYDYTIYGGLKGQLEQISPDTVTDKEGNSFYIIRLRTDKNYLGSADKPLLIIPGMVASVDIITGKKTILSYLLKPIIRAKAEALRER, encoded by the coding sequence ATGCGTCTCGGTAAATATCTCAAACAAATCAAATGCTATTTTGTTGGCGGAGATGAAGAAAGTCTGCAAACGATGCCTGAAGTGAGCCGGGCAATGGCTGAGGATTCGCCACGTTCTATTCGCTTTACGTTATGGGCTATCGGCGCTTTTTTCTTGTTTTTCATCCTGTGGGCCGGGCTGGCAGATATTGATGAAGTCACCCGGGGTGACGGTAAAGCCATCCCCTCTTCCCGATTGCAAAAAGTCCAAAACCTGGAAGGTGGTATCGTCACAAAAGTGTTCATTCATGAAGGCCAGGTCGTCAATGCGGGCGATCCTTTGCTGCGCCTTGATGATACACGATTTGCTTCTAACGTCGGAGAAACCGAGGCCGACCGGTTTGCACTGCTCTCGCGCATTGAACGTCTGAACGCCGAAATCAACGATAGGGAGCTCGTGCTTTCGGAAGAAATTACGACGCAAGCGCCCAAAATCGCGGCAGGAGAAAAAGAGCTTTATAACAGCCGCCGCCAGCAGCTCCACAATGAGGTGTCCGGTCTGGAAGAGCAATTGATCCAGCGTCGCCAAGAATTGAGAGATTTCTCTGCCAAGGAAATTCAGTTCCGCAATAGTTTGAGCCTGCTCCAGCAAGAAATTAACATGTCAGAACCGCTGATTGCGGAAGGTGCCATTTCTAAAGTAGAAGTGTTACGTCTGCGACGCGCAGAGGTCGAAATCCGGGGCCAGCTTGATTCGATCAAACTCTCGATTCCTCGTGCAGAGTCTGCGATTAAAGAGAGCGAGAATAAAATAGAGGAAACGCGCAGTCGTTATAAAAGCGAGGCGTTATCTCAGCTTAGTGAAGCACAAACCAACCTGAATAAAATTGAAGCCACGGGCAAAGCACTCGAAGACCGGGTAAACCGAACGTTGGTCGCCTCCCCCGTTCGCGGTATCGTGCAGCAGGTTTTGGTGAATACTATCGGCGGAGTGATTCAACCGGGTAGCGACCTGGTGGAAATTGTTCCACTGGACGACAACCTGTTGGTCGAAGCCAGGATTCGTCCACAGGATATTGCGTTTTTACACCCAGGTCAGGATGCTGTAATAAAATTAACGGCCTACGACTACACCATCTATGGTGGTTTGAAAGGCCAGTTGGAACAAATCAGCCCGGACACTGTAACTGATAAAGAAGGGAACAGCTTTTATATTATTCGATTACGGACTGATAAGAACTATTTAGGTTCAGCCGATAAACCACTTCTTATCATTCCAGGTATGGTGGCTTCCGTTGATATAATAACGGGAAAGAAAACGATCCTCAGCTATTTGTTAAAACCAATTATTCGAGCAAAAGCAGAAGCACTACGGGAAAGATAA